A DNA window from Myxococcota bacterium contains the following coding sequences:
- a CDS encoding UvrD-helicase domain-containing protein: MSRVVERRNEDAACRALATREFLRPLVVEAGAGTGKTATLVARILSWCLGPGWERAAASEPDATAEALGERVLRGVVAITFTEAAAAEMDARTDAALALLAKGESPIGFEGDAPPERIVALRAGLDHLSIQTIHGYCRRLLAGHPLEAGLHPRFEVDADGRALATVAREVLREAASRAYAADDADWLFLAERGIGPQELEAEVVRLRSAGVDPGALAADPLAPDRVGSLTERIAAARGDLRAALGDLDASGGRLRKARAVVEALAVDPTPLGAAGAGLSEGLDEIASLWSASARNAVTDWSRGRFSAAEREALGSRCPEVQAAARGFAALLKHVERLDPPMLVHAGRVLSGLLTRVDAELHRTGRLGFEDLLTRTAALLRDSPGVAARLRTGIDQLLVDEFQDTDPRQCAIVEALALSGPAGDRPGLFLVGDPKQSIYGWRSADLAAYEAMLAKVDASSGLRGRLSVNFRSVPAVLDEVECVMEPRMQREPGVQPGFEGLAPRPGAEAAPGFTTPDHAPIEYWVTAGRDAEGGLARIRATDAARIEADALAADLRALHDEHGVAWRDVGVLFRSRGEWDVYLGALRAAGVPFRVEGDRTYYRRREVIDASALVAAVLDPNDGIAAVATLRSSLAAVPDAAWLPLWAGRFPALWARLGEDPEALSDARDLVRRVGAETSSGSAWAAAAEALLETLAALRRSLAVEAGDVFVERLRSATGFECSEAARFLGHWRVANLEHFFDGLASRLADPTTTLADVLRELRRGVAEEESPSVEPAPLDTRDAVSVVTLHGAKGLDWDHVYLMQLHKGEASAANATEIGRVDDALEACWFDAPTLGYDRLIERRRRVTEAERVRTLYVGMTRARERLVLCGAWPETLQRSAPSSHVALLEGRPPGALAFADAMREATAGEGFLDAGGARWRFLVAGEVTALQSTNAPEATLFDPEPAPCAVSPARAERKARIGVTEMAARRAGVVPLVSSEAQETPGVALGIAVHAALAELTLDAENRSDWSAEWSTRGETVTRILRQRGRSQEEERAGAAFWDALGEGPLADRLFERRSQVAARELSLMLPAEGDPADVAVGSIDLLLDDPDVGLVVVDYKTDRADSQGIPARYREQLRLYGAAVHEALGLAQPPRLEIWWLGTGEIDRLDPAGADDRAPLPAQLSLLPTA; the protein is encoded by the coding sequence GTGAGTCGCGTCGTCGAGCGGCGCAACGAAGACGCCGCGTGCCGCGCTCTCGCCACCCGCGAGTTCCTGCGTCCCCTGGTGGTCGAGGCCGGTGCGGGTACGGGAAAGACTGCGACGCTGGTGGCGCGCATCCTGTCCTGGTGTCTCGGCCCGGGTTGGGAACGCGCCGCTGCCTCCGAGCCCGACGCGACGGCCGAAGCCCTCGGCGAACGCGTGCTGCGCGGCGTCGTCGCCATCACCTTCACCGAAGCGGCGGCCGCGGAAATGGACGCGCGGACCGACGCCGCTCTCGCCTTGCTCGCCAAGGGGGAGTCTCCCATCGGCTTCGAGGGCGACGCGCCGCCCGAGCGCATCGTGGCGTTGCGCGCCGGCCTGGATCACCTCTCGATCCAGACCATCCACGGCTATTGCCGCCGGTTGCTGGCGGGCCACCCGCTCGAGGCCGGACTCCACCCCCGCTTCGAGGTCGATGCCGACGGCCGCGCCCTGGCCACCGTCGCGCGCGAGGTGCTTCGCGAAGCGGCCTCGCGTGCCTATGCCGCCGATGACGCGGACTGGCTGTTTCTCGCCGAGCGCGGCATCGGTCCCCAGGAACTCGAGGCCGAGGTCGTGCGGCTGCGCAGCGCCGGCGTCGACCCGGGCGCACTCGCGGCGGATCCGCTGGCGCCCGACCGCGTGGGGAGCCTCACGGAGCGGATCGCCGCTGCCCGCGGCGATCTGCGCGCAGCCCTCGGTGACCTCGACGCGTCGGGGGGGCGACTGCGCAAGGCGCGCGCGGTGGTCGAGGCCCTGGCGGTGGATCCGACTCCGCTGGGTGCAGCGGGCGCAGGCCTGTCCGAAGGGCTCGACGAGATCGCATCGCTCTGGTCTGCCTCCGCGCGCAATGCGGTGACCGACTGGTCGCGCGGGCGCTTCAGTGCAGCCGAGCGTGAGGCCCTGGGGAGCCGCTGCCCAGAGGTTCAGGCGGCGGCGCGCGGTTTCGCCGCGTTGCTCAAGCACGTCGAGCGTCTCGATCCGCCCATGCTCGTGCACGCCGGCCGCGTTCTGTCGGGCCTCCTGACGCGGGTGGACGCGGAGCTGCATCGCACCGGGCGTCTCGGCTTCGAAGACCTGCTGACGCGCACCGCCGCCTTGTTGAGGGATTCGCCCGGCGTCGCCGCGCGTCTGCGCACGGGAATCGATCAGCTGCTGGTCGACGAGTTCCAGGACACGGATCCGCGTCAATGCGCCATCGTCGAAGCACTCGCGCTGTCGGGACCGGCGGGTGACCGACCCGGTCTGTTCCTGGTCGGCGATCCGAAGCAGTCGATCTACGGGTGGCGCAGCGCGGACCTCGCCGCATACGAGGCGATGCTCGCGAAGGTCGACGCGTCGAGCGGCTTGCGTGGCCGGTTGAGCGTGAACTTCCGCTCGGTGCCGGCGGTGCTCGACGAAGTCGAATGCGTCATGGAGCCGCGTATGCAGCGCGAGCCCGGCGTCCAGCCTGGGTTCGAAGGGCTGGCACCGCGACCCGGAGCCGAAGCGGCACCGGGCTTCACCACGCCCGACCACGCACCGATCGAGTACTGGGTCACGGCTGGCAGAGACGCCGAAGGAGGCCTGGCACGGATCCGTGCGACCGATGCCGCGCGTATCGAGGCGGATGCACTGGCTGCCGACCTGCGCGCGCTGCACGACGAACACGGCGTCGCCTGGCGCGACGTCGGCGTGCTGTTCCGCAGCCGCGGCGAGTGGGACGTGTACCTGGGAGCGCTGCGAGCGGCGGGGGTGCCGTTCCGTGTGGAAGGGGACCGCACCTACTACCGACGCCGCGAGGTCATCGACGCGAGCGCGCTGGTGGCGGCGGTGCTCGACCCGAACGACGGCATCGCGGCGGTAGCCACCCTGCGCTCTTCGCTCGCTGCGGTGCCCGATGCGGCGTGGTTGCCGCTGTGGGCGGGCCGCTTTCCGGCGCTGTGGGCACGGCTCGGCGAGGATCCCGAGGCGCTCAGCGACGCGCGCGATCTGGTACGACGGGTGGGCGCCGAAACGTCGTCCGGGTCCGCATGGGCGGCGGCGGCGGAAGCGCTGCTCGAGACGTTGGCCGCGCTGCGCCGGTCGCTCGCCGTCGAGGCGGGGGACGTGTTCGTGGAGCGGCTGCGCTCGGCCACCGGCTTCGAGTGCAGCGAGGCTGCGCGCTTCCTCGGGCATTGGCGGGTCGCGAACCTCGAACACTTCTTCGACGGGCTCGCGTCTCGGCTCGCCGATCCGACCACGACGCTCGCGGACGTGCTCCGTGAACTGCGTCGCGGTGTTGCCGAGGAAGAGAGCCCGAGCGTGGAGCCTGCGCCGCTCGACACCCGCGACGCCGTGAGTGTCGTGACCCTGCACGGAGCGAAAGGGCTCGATTGGGACCACGTCTATCTGATGCAGCTTCACAAGGGCGAAGCCTCGGCCGCGAACGCGACGGAGATCGGGCGCGTCGACGACGCGCTGGAGGCCTGCTGGTTCGACGCGCCCACCCTAGGCTACGACCGGCTGATCGAGCGTCGCCGACGTGTGACCGAAGCGGAACGGGTCCGAACGCTCTACGTCGGCATGACCCGCGCGCGGGAGCGGTTGGTTCTGTGCGGCGCCTGGCCCGAGACCCTCCAGCGGAGTGCGCCCTCGTCGCACGTGGCCCTGCTCGAGGGACGGCCGCCGGGGGCGCTCGCCTTCGCCGATGCGATGCGCGAGGCCACAGCCGGGGAGGGGTTCCTCGACGCCGGAGGCGCTCGCTGGCGATTCCTCGTGGCGGGTGAGGTCACCGCGCTGCAGAGCACGAACGCCCCGGAAGCGACGCTCTTCGACCCCGAGCCGGCGCCGTGTGCCGTCTCGCCCGCGCGCGCGGAGCGGAAGGCGCGGATCGGTGTCACGGAAATGGCAGCTCGACGCGCCGGCGTGGTTCCCCTCGTGTCTTCCGAGGCCCAGGAAACGCCGGGGGTCGCGCTGGGCATTGCGGTCCACGCCGCGTTGGCGGAGCTGACGCTGGATGCCGAGAACCGCAGCGACTGGTCGGCGGAATGGTCGACGCGAGGCGAGACGGTGACCCGGATCCTGCGTCAGCGCGGGCGCAGTCAGGAGGAGGAGCGCGCGGGTGCCGCATTCTGGGATGCCCTGGGCGAGGGACCGCTCGCGGATCGCTTGTTCGAACGACGGTCCCAGGTGGCCGCCCGTGAACTCTCGTTGATGCTCCCGGCCGAGGGCGACCCCGCCGACGTCGCCGTGGGCAGCATCGACCTGCTGCTCGACGACCCGGACGTGGGTCTCGTCGTCGTCGACTACAAGACGGATCGCGCGGATTCCCAGGGCATCCCTGCGCGCTATCGGGAGCAGCTGCGACTCTACGGGGCCGCGGTCCACGAGGCGCTCGGGCTCGCACAGCCGCCGCGCCTGGAGATCTGGTGGCTCGGCACGGGGGAGATCGACCGCCTGGACCCTGCGGGCGCGGACGACCGCGCGCCGCTTCCCGCACAGCTCTCGCTCCTACCCACCGCCTGA
- a CDS encoding acetolactate synthase large subunit, which produces MKASDLFVRCLEAEGVTQIFGVPGEENADLMLSLEDSPIEFVLTRHEQGAAFMAEVHGRLTGEPGVCLGTLGPGATNLMTGVADGNMDRAPLVVITGQADLERQHKESHQHMDVVAMMRPVTKWAQTISHPNNIPEVVRKAFKLARAEKPGATHIELPEDIAKLEASETPIPAEPVRRAVPDDKIVDRAFELLRAARRPVILAGNGTIRKRASRQLRRFAAATGIGVINTFMAKGSVDRDDPQCLFTIGLQAKDLVACAIDAADLVISLGYDMVEYPPSLWNPRRDKRILHIDFLPAEVDGHYRAEVEVVGDLAHTLWMLNERVAAHPVSFDATEQAAVRRDMLADFAIHKEDDTRGTIRPQKALWDAREVLGPEDVLLSDVGAHKMWIARYYQCHEPNTCLIPNGFCSMGFALPGAIAAARARPGRRVLGISGDAGFLMNVQEMETAKRLNSPIALFVWEDHAYGLIAWKQETQFGRHTDLSFGNPDFVALAEAFGWHGHRVENSAELRGTLETALAEEGPSLVVVPIDYRENALLTERLGQIACPI; this is translated from the coding sequence ATGAAGGCATCGGATCTGTTCGTTCGCTGTTTGGAAGCGGAGGGCGTCACGCAGATCTTCGGTGTGCCCGGTGAGGAGAACGCGGATCTGATGTTGTCGCTCGAGGATTCTCCGATCGAGTTCGTTCTCACGCGTCACGAGCAGGGCGCGGCATTCATGGCCGAGGTGCACGGGCGCCTGACCGGTGAGCCCGGCGTCTGCCTGGGGACGCTCGGACCCGGTGCGACGAATCTCATGACGGGGGTGGCCGACGGCAACATGGATCGCGCACCGCTCGTGGTGATCACCGGGCAGGCGGATCTGGAGCGCCAGCACAAGGAGAGTCACCAGCACATGGATGTGGTGGCGATGATGCGGCCGGTCACCAAGTGGGCACAGACGATTTCGCACCCGAACAACATTCCCGAGGTCGTGCGCAAGGCGTTCAAGCTGGCGCGCGCCGAGAAGCCGGGGGCCACGCACATCGAACTGCCCGAAGACATCGCGAAGCTGGAGGCGAGTGAAACACCGATCCCGGCCGAGCCGGTTCGGCGCGCCGTGCCCGACGACAAGATCGTCGATCGCGCCTTCGAGCTCCTGCGCGCCGCGCGTCGCCCGGTGATTCTCGCGGGAAACGGGACGATTCGGAAGCGGGCGAGCCGTCAGCTGCGCCGATTCGCGGCGGCGACGGGGATCGGCGTCATCAATACGTTCATGGCCAAGGGCTCCGTCGACCGGGACGATCCCCAGTGTCTGTTCACGATCGGCCTTCAGGCGAAGGACCTCGTGGCGTGCGCGATCGACGCCGCGGACCTCGTGATCAGCCTCGGCTACGACATGGTCGAGTATCCCCCGAGTCTCTGGAATCCCAGGCGCGACAAGCGGATCCTCCACATCGACTTTCTGCCCGCCGAAGTCGACGGGCACTACCGCGCCGAGGTCGAAGTGGTGGGAGATCTCGCGCACACGCTCTGGATGCTCAACGAGCGGGTGGCCGCCCATCCCGTGTCGTTCGATGCGACCGAGCAGGCCGCGGTGCGTCGCGACATGCTCGCCGACTTCGCGATCCACAAGGAGGACGACACCCGCGGAACGATTCGTCCGCAGAAGGCGCTCTGGGACGCACGCGAGGTGCTCGGGCCCGAGGACGTCCTGCTCTCGGACGTCGGCGCGCACAAGATGTGGATCGCGCGTTACTACCAGTGCCACGAACCGAATACCTGCCTGATCCCGAACGGCTTCTGTTCCATGGGGTTCGCGCTGCCCGGCGCGATCGCCGCCGCCCGCGCGCGTCCCGGCCGCCGCGTGCTCGGCATCAGCGGGGATGCGGGCTTCCTGATGAACGTGCAAGAGATGGAGACCGCGAAGCGGCTGAACAGCCCGATCGCGCTGTTCGTCTGGGAGGATCACGCCTATGGGCTCATCGCGTGGAAGCAGGAGACCCAGTTCGGACGCCACACGGATCTGTCCTTCGGCAACCCCGACTTCGTGGCACTCGCCGAGGCCTTCGGCTGGCACGGGCATCGCGTCGAGAACAGCGCCGAACTCCGGGGGACGCTCGAGACGGCGCTCGCCGAAGAGGGCCCGAGTCTCGTCGTGGTGCCGATCGACTACCGAGAGAACGCGTTGTTGACCGAGCGTCTGGGCCAGATCGCCTGTCCGATCTGA
- a CDS encoding PD-(D/E)XK nuclease family protein, with protein sequence MRSEGAMGDGSEDTGGHGVEGAGSEAGGLESGSLLAGVGRRERKPTPARGDGTPAALSSAPVVEPGPASDPGPVLTPGPIWEAGPRALEAQLLDDLGQALDEARRAGAWARPIRVLVPSGSLRDHLTRALVARAGRALLGLRVQTMESAVAEVIASGEATLGPPALFGARVREVSGRDAVLSRTLSGLDDGFGAVVGVVDDLLDAGFMGAHAEVLAERLDELGGGAAQARAAALLRVASTVEAQLADGTLGHRSARLAMASEQVHASPECWPTQALFLHGFADATGAQLDFLEALMRAFPSRIYLDASRLGAFGARLRTRLAPGAAPPLSASPAHVASVEVHRDPEAEARAAALWARERLAAGAVPERVAIVVRDLESHRLALRRQLRRTGVPFSGAGEAGGAGRDAARVQSLLTLLRDGGRMPYERWLTLHPELVASPSRLADARDAGHVLGWVALADAANAPAVRAAVPLPARLGLEANEPGVVARRQLAARDAEGWASRARASLAAWHAWSARCGFDEARHRLETIWEAVGWSHDEPLRVALEAALPTPVSVGPSKVETADWIRLLERSFSEVGFEALGGAGGGVQVLGVMEARARSFDALRVLGLNRGQFPRAIQEDALLSDAVRAALRVVLPDLPIKREGHDEERFLFEQLLGAASQVVLSYAEVRADGRPASVSPLLERVISEQRGAPSALEAGAPPPHVDWLAALHARTTRERRALGLPALSDAALRGRAAAIAALEFRGPRRQTAELPASLGAVGPAVLAEDPRQDAPFVTFLEQLAKCPWQAFLRRVLRLEPVPDARGTLPGGRDARLLGNVVHRTLEVSCAPDAATSWPTSVDRKVLHESARRELQRAGVALPGYERALAARAAAFVDVARRLDAGDPALVRAVEPERTAEVPVGDATRTLRFRADREDALSTSDGSSEAPRVRFTDWKTGRAPAQQTRAESRREEHRRRLLRGELLQAHAYAQHGEGRFVYLDPDLDDALRVLAAEPEGAQREAFEQSVATLFGAFERGVFFPRLRLPDRDEEPGACRFCDYKQACVRGDSGARAQLQRWAEASGSTEGAALWALAAADRT encoded by the coding sequence ATGCGCAGCGAGGGGGCGATGGGGGACGGCAGCGAGGACACCGGAGGCCACGGCGTCGAGGGCGCCGGGAGCGAAGCGGGCGGTCTGGAGTCCGGGTCGTTGCTCGCCGGAGTGGGCCGCCGCGAGCGCAAGCCGACGCCGGCACGCGGCGACGGCACTCCCGCCGCGCTGTCGTCAGCGCCAGTCGTGGAGCCAGGACCGGCCTCGGATCCGGGACCGGTTTTGACGCCGGGGCCAATCTGGGAGGCGGGGCCGCGCGCTCTCGAGGCCCAGTTGCTCGACGACCTGGGCCAGGCCTTGGACGAGGCTCGGCGCGCAGGCGCCTGGGCGCGCCCGATCCGCGTGCTCGTGCCTTCGGGCAGCCTGCGCGACCACCTGACACGCGCCCTCGTGGCCCGTGCGGGCCGCGCCCTGCTCGGGTTGCGCGTCCAAACGATGGAGTCGGCGGTCGCCGAGGTCATCGCGTCGGGCGAAGCGACGCTCGGTCCGCCCGCGCTCTTCGGCGCCCGGGTGCGTGAGGTCTCCGGTCGCGATGCCGTCCTGTCGCGGACCTTGTCCGGGTTGGACGACGGCTTCGGCGCCGTGGTCGGGGTCGTCGACGACCTCCTCGACGCGGGTTTCATGGGCGCGCACGCCGAAGTGCTGGCCGAGCGGCTGGACGAGCTCGGTGGCGGGGCCGCCCAGGCTCGCGCGGCCGCGTTGCTGCGCGTGGCGAGCACCGTCGAGGCGCAGTTGGCCGACGGGACGCTCGGGCACCGGTCGGCGCGCCTCGCGATGGCGAGCGAGCAGGTCCACGCGTCGCCCGAATGCTGGCCGACCCAGGCGCTGTTCCTGCACGGCTTCGCCGACGCCACCGGAGCCCAGCTGGATTTCCTCGAGGCGCTGATGCGCGCGTTTCCGTCCCGCATCTACCTCGACGCGTCGCGACTCGGTGCGTTCGGGGCCCGCCTGCGGACACGCCTGGCGCCCGGCGCCGCACCTCCCCTGTCGGCCTCTCCAGCGCACGTCGCGTCGGTCGAGGTGCACCGCGACCCCGAGGCCGAAGCGCGCGCCGCGGCTCTGTGGGCGCGCGAACGACTCGCCGCGGGCGCGGTGCCCGAGCGTGTCGCCATCGTGGTGCGGGATCTCGAGAGTCACCGTCTGGCGCTGCGGCGTCAGCTGCGGCGCACCGGCGTCCCGTTCTCGGGAGCCGGCGAGGCCGGGGGGGCGGGGCGTGATGCGGCGCGCGTGCAGTCGCTCCTCACGCTGCTGCGGGATGGCGGACGCATGCCGTACGAGCGCTGGCTCACCCTGCATCCCGAGCTCGTCGCGAGCCCTTCGCGTCTCGCCGACGCGCGCGACGCCGGTCACGTGCTGGGTTGGGTCGCGCTGGCCGACGCCGCGAATGCACCCGCGGTCCGCGCTGCGGTGCCGCTGCCCGCGCGCCTGGGGCTGGAGGCGAACGAGCCCGGTGTCGTGGCGCGACGCCAGCTCGCCGCACGCGATGCCGAGGGCTGGGCGAGTCGCGCCCGGGCCAGCCTGGCGGCGTGGCACGCCTGGTCGGCGCGCTGCGGGTTCGACGAGGCGCGGCATCGCCTCGAAACGATCTGGGAGGCCGTCGGCTGGTCACACGACGAGCCCCTGCGCGTCGCGCTCGAGGCTGCACTTCCCACACCGGTGAGCGTCGGACCGTCGAAGGTCGAAACGGCGGACTGGATTCGGCTGCTGGAACGCTCCTTCTCCGAGGTCGGGTTCGAAGCGCTCGGCGGGGCTGGCGGCGGCGTGCAGGTGCTCGGCGTGATGGAAGCCCGGGCGCGCAGCTTCGATGCCCTGCGTGTCCTCGGGTTGAATCGCGGACAGTTTCCGCGGGCCATCCAGGAAGATGCGCTCCTGTCCGACGCGGTGCGCGCGGCGCTCCGCGTCGTGTTGCCCGATCTGCCCATCAAGCGCGAAGGGCACGACGAGGAGCGATTCCTCTTCGAGCAGCTGTTGGGGGCCGCATCCCAGGTCGTCCTCTCCTATGCCGAAGTGCGGGCCGATGGTCGTCCGGCATCCGTCTCACCGCTCCTCGAGCGGGTGATCTCCGAGCAGCGGGGCGCCCCCTCGGCGCTGGAGGCGGGCGCACCGCCACCCCACGTCGATTGGCTCGCGGCGCTACACGCGCGCACGACTCGCGAGCGGCGCGCGCTCGGCCTGCCGGCTCTCTCCGACGCGGCGTTGCGCGGCCGCGCGGCCGCGATCGCGGCCCTGGAGTTCCGCGGGCCGCGACGGCAGACGGCGGAGTTGCCGGCATCGTTGGGAGCGGTCGGCCCGGCCGTCCTCGCTGAGGACCCGCGTCAGGACGCTCCGTTCGTGACCTTCCTCGAGCAGCTCGCAAAGTGTCCCTGGCAGGCGTTCCTGCGCCGCGTTCTACGGCTCGAGCCCGTACCGGACGCGCGGGGTACGTTGCCGGGGGGGCGCGACGCCCGACTGCTCGGCAACGTGGTACACCGCACCCTCGAGGTGAGCTGCGCGCCCGATGCCGCGACCTCCTGGCCCACGTCGGTCGATCGCAAGGTCCTGCACGAGTCGGCGCGGCGCGAGCTCCAGCGCGCAGGGGTGGCGCTGCCCGGCTATGAGCGCGCGCTCGCGGCCCGCGCCGCCGCGTTCGTGGACGTCGCGCGTCGACTCGACGCTGGCGACCCGGCCCTGGTGCGCGCGGTCGAGCCCGAGCGGACGGCCGAGGTGCCGGTGGGCGACGCGACGCGCACGCTGCGCTTCCGGGCGGATCGCGAAGACGCGCTGTCGACCTCGGACGGCTCGAGCGAAGCGCCCCGCGTGCGCTTCACCGACTGGAAGACCGGGCGCGCGCCCGCGCAGCAGACCCGCGCCGAGTCGCGCCGCGAGGAACACCGGCGCCGCCTGCTGCGCGGCGAGCTCCTGCAGGCCCACGCCTACGCGCAGCACGGCGAAGGGCGCTTCGTCTACCTCGACCCGGATCTCGACGACGCGCTCCGGGTGCTCGCGGCGGAGCCCGAGGGCGCACAGCGCGAGGCCTTCGAGCAGAGCGTTGCCACGCTCTTCGGGGCGTTCGAGCGCGGTGTGTTCTTTCCCCGGCTGCGTCTCCCGGATCGCGACGAAGAACCCGGAGCGTGTCGTTTCTGCGACTACAAGCAGGCCTGCGTGCGCGGCGACAGCGGCGCGCGTGCGCAGCTCCAGCGCTGGGCCGAAGCGAGCGGCTCGACCGAGGGCGCTGCGCTCTGGGCGCTCGCCGCCGCGGACCGCACGTGA
- a CDS encoding aldehyde dehydrogenase family protein: MLADSYPLYLGGEAVAPNRDLVVTDKYTGEAATRVALADAACIDRAIELAAVAVPAFAAWPAYERQRVLHHCVRRFEERFDEFAFALCVEAGKPIRDARGEVTRLIDTFRVAAEEAVRMTGEVLPLDISPRARDYRGMWKRVPIGACSFISPFNFPLNLAAHKVAPALAVGCPFVLKPASLTPVGALLIGEVLAETDLPPGAFSILPARRDGADLFTTDERLKLLSFTGSPGVGWDLKARAGKKKVVLELGGNAAVIIDADTDLDDAVERVVFGAFYQSGQSCIGVQRILVHADIYDAFRERMVEATRALRSGDPKDEDTFIGPMISEREAQRLEEWIRAAEAAGGTLLCGGTRDGAMLDATLLEDVPAGQDVVRLEAFGPVAVLSRFEDFDRALESVNDSAFGLQAGIFTRDLYKAQAAWDTLEVGGVVIGDVPSWRVDHMPYGGVKDSGLGREGIRFAMEDMTEIRLLVVRTPQ; encoded by the coding sequence ATGCTTGCGGATTCCTACCCGCTCTATCTGGGAGGCGAGGCGGTCGCGCCCAACCGCGACCTGGTCGTCACCGACAAGTACACGGGCGAAGCGGCGACCCGGGTCGCGCTCGCCGATGCGGCCTGTATCGACCGCGCGATCGAGCTCGCTGCGGTCGCCGTTCCCGCGTTCGCGGCCTGGCCAGCCTACGAGCGCCAGCGCGTATTGCATCACTGCGTGCGGCGCTTCGAGGAGCGCTTCGACGAGTTCGCCTTCGCGCTTTGCGTCGAGGCGGGGAAGCCGATCCGAGACGCGCGCGGCGAGGTGACACGGCTCATCGACACCTTCCGGGTGGCAGCCGAAGAGGCGGTTCGGATGACGGGAGAGGTGCTGCCGCTCGACATCAGCCCGCGCGCCCGCGACTACCGTGGCATGTGGAAGCGCGTCCCGATCGGTGCCTGCTCGTTCATCTCCCCGTTCAATTTCCCGCTGAACCTCGCGGCACACAAGGTCGCGCCCGCGCTCGCCGTGGGCTGCCCTTTCGTGCTGAAGCCGGCGAGCCTCACGCCGGTCGGCGCGCTGCTGATCGGCGAGGTGCTGGCGGAGACCGATTTGCCCCCCGGTGCGTTCTCGATCCTGCCGGCGCGCCGCGACGGGGCAGACCTGTTCACCACCGACGAGCGCCTGAAGCTCCTGTCTTTCACCGGGTCGCCGGGGGTCGGCTGGGATCTCAAGGCGCGCGCGGGAAAGAAGAAGGTGGTGCTCGAGCTCGGTGGGAACGCCGCCGTGATCATCGATGCGGACACCGACCTCGACGACGCGGTGGAGCGGGTCGTGTTCGGGGCGTTCTACCAGTCGGGCCAGAGCTGCATCGGAGTGCAGCGCATTCTGGTGCATGCCGACATCTACGACGCCTTCCGCGAGCGCATGGTCGAAGCGACGCGGGCCCTGCGTTCGGGGGACCCGAAGGACGAAGACACCTTCATCGGGCCGATGATCTCGGAGCGGGAGGCCCAACGGCTCGAGGAATGGATTCGCGCCGCTGAGGCTGCGGGCGGCACGCTCCTGTGTGGAGGTACGCGGGATGGGGCGATGCTGGACGCCACCCTGCTCGAAGACGTTCCCGCAGGCCAGGACGTGGTGCGCCTCGAAGCCTTTGGTCCCGTGGCCGTACTCTCCAGGTTCGAGGATTTCGATCGCGCCCTCGAGTCGGTCAACGACAGCGCGTTCGGACTGCAGGCTGGGATCTTCACCCGCGACCTCTACAAGGCTCAGGCAGCCTGGGACACGCTCGAGGTGGGCGGCGTGGTGATCGGCGACGTGCCGTCGTGGCGCGTCGATCACATGCCCTACGGAGGCGTGAAGGACTCGGGGCTGGGCCGCGAGGGGATCCGTTTCGCCATGGAAGACATGACCGAGATCCGGCTGCTGGTCGTACGCACGCCCCAATAG
- a CDS encoding (2Fe-2S)-binding protein: MIVCHCKAICDRTIREAVRGGATSPRKVAMACQAGRECGGCVPVVRELIEHEGTRRAGSADLAAAS; the protein is encoded by the coding sequence GTGATCGTTTGCCACTGCAAAGCCATCTGTGACCGCACCATCCGCGAAGCCGTTCGCGGCGGTGCCACCTCACCGCGCAAGGTGGCCATGGCCTGTCAGGCAGGCCGCGAGTGCGGGGGCTGCGTGCCCGTGGTCCGCGAACTCATCGAGCACGAAGGGACCCGGCGCGCTGGAAGCGCCGATCTCGCCGCCGCCAGCTGA
- the bfr gene encoding bacterioferritin: protein MRGDPAVIEVLNEVLTAELTAINQYFIHHKMCENWGYERLSKKKYEESIGEMKDADAVIERILYLDGVPNMQRLNPVRVGEDAVEQHKLDLAVETEAIERLNKGIAVCVEKGDNGSRELLESILKGEEGGADWLEAQLHIVDEIGKERYLAEQIHE, encoded by the coding sequence ATGCGCGGTGATCCGGCAGTGATCGAAGTCTTGAACGAGGTGTTGACTGCGGAACTCACCGCGATCAATCAGTACTTCATCCACCACAAGATGTGCGAGAACTGGGGCTACGAGCGCCTCTCGAAGAAGAAGTACGAAGAATCCATCGGGGAGATGAAGGACGCCGACGCCGTCATCGAGCGAATCCTCTACCTGGACGGCGTGCCCAACATGCAGCGCCTCAACCCGGTGCGGGTCGGCGAGGACGCCGTCGAGCAGCACAAGCTCGACCTCGCCGTCGAGACCGAGGCCATCGAGCGCCTCAACAAGGGCATCGCGGTCTGCGTCGAAAAGGGCGACAACGGCAGCCGGGAGCTCCTCGAGAGCATCCTCAAGGGCGAGGAAGGCGGCGCCGACTGGCTCGAGGCCCAGCTCCACATCGTGGACGAAATCGGCAAAGAGCGGTATCTCGCGGAGCAGATTCACGAGTGA